Proteins from a genomic interval of Aerosakkonema funiforme FACHB-1375:
- a CDS encoding DUF2752 domain-containing protein, with protein MFELSDRLLSARDRRVNFVKLTIFSSPLLVALFYNHGQQVPFLVCPFKYLTGIPCPGCGLTRSFIAIVRGDWSQAIAQNLFGPVVFACFAIATIHLVIELVKKRHLSAFYVKIIADQKIQLLCLFIVLIYHGYRLYDLSKSGELSAAFFKSPLGNLLF; from the coding sequence ATGTTTGAATTATCAGATCGGCTTCTCTCGGCTCGCGATCGGCGTGTGAATTTTGTAAAGTTGACTATTTTTTCATCACCGCTGTTGGTAGCCTTATTTTACAATCACGGGCAGCAAGTGCCTTTCTTAGTTTGCCCGTTTAAATATTTAACAGGGATTCCCTGTCCGGGTTGTGGTTTGACTCGCTCTTTTATTGCTATTGTTCGAGGAGATTGGAGTCAGGCAATAGCACAAAACCTCTTCGGGCCAGTTGTGTTTGCCTGTTTTGCTATAGCAACTATTCATCTCGTAATTGAATTGGTAAAAAAACGACATTTGAGTGCTTTTTATGTTAAGATAATTGCAGATCAAAAAATCCAATTGCTATGTTTATTTATAGTTTTAATATATCATGGTTACCGCTTGTACGATTTATCGAAATCGGGCGAATTATCTGCGGCTTTTTTTAAATCGCCGCTAGGCAATTTACTGTTTTGA